In Hippoglossus stenolepis isolate QCI-W04-F060 chromosome 20, HSTE1.2, whole genome shotgun sequence, the following are encoded in one genomic region:
- the grm1a gene encoding metabotropic glutamate receptor 1 isoform X1 → MWHNMARVKMGLLALLFFFRVLVLCHGSSIYERSVVPRAVARSVARMDGDVIIGALFSVHHQPSAEKVAERKCGDVREQYGIQRVEAMFHTLDRINTDPNLLPNISLGCEIRDSCWHSSVALEQSIEFIRDSLISIRDDKDGSKWCIDGTPSNQPPPTKKPIAGVIGPGSSSVAIQVQNLLQLFNIPQIAYSATSIDLSDKTLFKYFLRVVPSDVLQARAMLDIVKRYNWTYVSAVHTEGNYGESGMEAFKELASLEGLCIAHSDKIYSNAGEKHFDRLLRKLRERLPKARVVVCFCEGMTVRGLLMAMRRLGVFGEFLLIGSDGWADRYEVVEGYEHEAKGGITMKLQSEVVKTFDDYYLKLRLDTNTRNPWFSEFWQYRFQCRLPGHPQENKNYKKVCSGNESLQENYVQDSKMGFVINAIYAMAHGLHDMHLELCPGQPGLCEAMDPIDGSKLLDYLLKTSFKGVSGEDIYFDENGDTPGRYDIMNLQNVEDERYDYLNVGSWHEGILNIDDSKLWINSSDMVRSVCSEPCSRGQIKVIRKGEVSCCWICTTCKDNEIVQDEFTCKACDLGWWPDDELAGCQPLPLRYLDWADVESIVAVAFSCLGILITSFVTFVFIQYRDTPVVKSSSRELCYIILAGIFLGYICPFTLIAYPTVASCYLQRLLVGLSSAMCYSALVTKTNRIARILAGSKKKICTRKPRFMSAWAQVIIAFMLISVQLTLEITLIILEPPLPIKSYPSISEVFLICNTSNVGMVAPLGYNGLLIMSCTYYAFKTRNVPANFNEAKYIAFTMYTTCIIWLAFVPIYFGSNYKIITTSFSVSLSVTVALGCMFTPKMYIIIAKPERNVRSAFTTSDVVRMHVGDGKSAQCGTNSFLSIFRRKKPSTGNANSNGKSVSWSESGARHPPRGGNVWHRLSVHVRKQEAGLNQMAVIRPLTNTPDPHSCEPSTCDLRTDPHLPQEPPGAKPLYNLAEEDDEGDLQRPLWNPTCSGQTQRMESDLDRPASYLPSHLASRTTERLQGAVVDTHSSNVPALNDHAPANEPLSLTPSHLPLVPHAGAFDEQGPEDEDLDLLHSYIYNAKGEEEDGEDVIHNKPTLEDSLALSPPSPFRDSVCSGESVSGSPVTESMLGSPPSSVYTSNMLPDFAHSSSTL, encoded by the exons ATGTGGCACAACATGGCACGCGTAAAGATGGgtctcctcgctctcctctttttcttccgCGTCCTCGTGCTCTGCCACGGCAGCAGCATCTATGAGCGCTCGGTGGTCCCCCGCGCCGTGGCCCGCTCCGTGGCCCGCATGGACGGGGACGTGATCATCGGCGCGCTCTTCTCCGTGCACCACCAGCCGTCCGCGGAGAAGGTGGCCGAGCGCAAGTGCGGGGACGTCCGCGAGCAGTACGGCATCCAGAGGGTGGAAGCCATGTTCCACACGCTGGACCGGATCAACACCGACCCCAACTTGCTCCCCAACATCAGCCTGGGCTGTGAGATCCGGGACTCCTGCTGGCACTCCTCCGTGGCCCTGGAGCAGAGCATCGAGTTCATCCGGGACTCCCTCATCTCCATCCGGGACGACAAGGACGGGTCCAAGTGGTGCATTGATGGTACCCCGTCCAACCAGCCTCCGCCCACCAAGAAGCCCATCGCAGGGGTGATCGGACCTGGATCCAGCTCTGTGGCTATTCAGGTGCAGAacctcctgcagctcttcaacatCCCGCAGATCGCCTACTCTGCCACCAGCATCGACCTGAGTGACAAGACGCTGTTCAAGTACTTCCTGAGGGTCGTGCCCTCAGACGTCCTGCAGGCCCGGGCCATGCTGGACATTGTCAAGCGATACAACTGGACCTATGTGTCTGCGGTGCACACTGAGG GGAACTACGGGGAGAGCGGCATGGAGGCCTTCAAGGAGCTGGCCTCTCTGGAAGGCTTATGCATCGCCCACTCGGACAAGATCTACAGTAACGCAGGGGAGAAGCACTTTGATCGCCTTTTGAGGAAACTGCGGGAGCGTCTGCCCAAAGCTCGCGTGGTGGTGTGTTTCTGCGAGGGCATGACTGTCCGAGGCCTCCTGATGGCCATGAGGCGACTGGGGGTGTTTGGGGAGTTCCTCCTCATTGGCAG TGATGGATGGGCGGACCGCTACGAGGTTGTCGAGGGTTACGAGCACGAGGCAAAGGGAGGAATCACCATGAAGCTGCAATCGGAGGTGGTCAAGACCTTCGACGACTACTACCTGAAGCTGCGGCTGGACACCAACACCAGGAACCCCTGGTTCTCTGAGTTCTGGCAGTATCGTTTCCAGTGCCGCCTGCCGGGTCATCCACAGGAGAACAAGAACTACAAGAAAGTCTGCTCCG GAAATGAAAGCCTGCAAGAAAACTATGTTCAGGATAGTAAGATGGGCTTTGTCATCAACGCCATCTACGCCATGGCTCATGGACTCCACGACATGCACCTGGAGCTGTGCCCGGGACAGCCCGGGCTCTGTGAGGCCATGGACCCCATCGACGGCAGCAAGTTGCTGGACTACCTCTTAAAGACGTCCTTCAAAGGAGTCTCAGGGgaggacatttattttgatgaaaatgGAGACACCCCAGGAAG GTACGATATCATGAATCTGCAGAATGTGGAAGACGAGCGCTATGACTACCTAAATGTGGGCTCCTGGCACGAGGGCATCTTGAACATCGACGACAGCAAGCTGTGGATAAACAGCAGCGACATGGTCCGCTCCGTGTGCAGCGAGCCGTGCTCCAGAGGACAGATCAAA GTGATTAGGAAGGGCgaggtgagctgctgctggatctgcaccacatgcAAGGATAATGAAATCGTCCAGGATGAGTTTACCTGCAAGGCATGTGATCTGGGATGGTGGCCCGATGACGAACTGGCAG gCTGTCAGCCCCTGCCTCTGAGGTACCTCGACTGGGCCGATGTGGAATCCATCGTCGCTGTGGCTTTCTCCTGTCTTGGCATCCTAATCACCTCCTTTGTCACCTTTGTGTTCATCCAGTACCGTGATACACCTGTGGTTAAGTCCTCTAGTAGGGAACTCTGCTATATCATCTTGGCAGGCATCTTCCTGGGCTACATCTGTCCATTCACATTAATCGCCTACCCCACGGTGGCCTCCTGCTACTTGCAGCGGCTCCTGGTGGGTCTTTCATCCGCCATGTGCTACTCCGCCCTGGTGACCAAAACAAACCGCATTGCCCGCATTCTGGCCGGCAGCAAGAAAAAGATCTGCACCAGAAAGCCTCGTTTCATGAGCGCCTGGGCCCAGGTGATCATCGCCTTCATGCTCATCAGTGTGCAGCTAACTCTGGAGATCACACTCATCATTCTGGAGCCTCCACTGCCCATCAAGTCGTACCCAAGCATAAGTGAGGTCTTCCTCATCTGTAATACCAGCAACGTAGGCATGGTGGCGCCACTGGGTTACAACGGCCTGCTTATCATGAGCTGCACCTACTATGCCTTCAAGACGCGGAACGTGCCAGCCAACTTTAACGAGGCTAAATACATTGCCTTTACAATGTACACTACCTGCATCATCTGGTTGGCCTTCGTGCCCATCTACTTTGGCTCCAACTACAAGATCATCACCACGTCCTTCTCTGTCAGCCTGAGTGTGACAGTGGCGCTGGGGTGCATGTTCACCCCCAAGATGTACATTATCATTGCCAAACCAGAGAGGAACGTCCGAAGCGCCTTCACCACGTCCGACGTGGTGCGAATGCACGTCGGGGACGGCAAGTCGGCTCAATGCGGAACTAACAGCTTCCTCAGCATATTCCGGCGGAAGAAGCCCAGCACTGGAAACGCTAA TTCTAATGGCAAGTCTGTGTCATGGTCTGAATCAGGTGCAAGACACCCTCCGAGGGGGGGGAATGTGTGGCACAGACTGTCTGTGcatgtgaggaaacaggaagcCGGCTTGAATCAGATGGCGGTCATCAGGCCCCTAACTAACACCCCCGACCCCCACAGTTGTGAGCCCTCCACCTGCGACCTTCGGACAGACCCGCATCTCCCCCAAGAACCACCTGGTGCTAAGCCTTTGTACAACCTGGCAGAGGAGGACGACGAGGGCGACTTGCAGCGCCCCCTCTGGAACCCGACTTGCTCTGGACAGACGCAAAGGATGGAGTCTGATTTAGATAGGCCGGCTTCTTATTTGCCCTCTCACTTGGCGAGCCGCACCACGGAGCGCTTGCAAGGGGCTGTGGtggacacacacagctccaaTGTCCCTGCGCTGAATGATCACGCCCCCGCCAACGAGCCTTTGAGCTTGACACCCTCTCACCTTCCTCTGGTCCCACATGCGGGGGCGTTTGACGAGCAGGGGCCCGAGGACGAGGACCTGGACCTCTTACACAGCTATATTTATAATGccaagggggaggaggaggacggggaggaTGTAATTCACAACAAGCCGACTCTGGAGGATTCCCTTGCActatctcctccctcccccttcagAGACTCTGTGTGTTCGGGGGAGTCCGTCAGCGGCTCCCCTGTCACTGAGTCGATGCTCGGGAGTCCCCCGAGCTCCGTCTACACCTCAAACATGCTCCCAGACTTCGCACACAGCTCCTCAACACTGTGA
- the grm1a gene encoding metabotropic glutamate receptor 1 isoform X2, which translates to MWHNMARVKMGLLALLFFFRVLVLCHGSSIYERSVVPRAVARSVARMDGDVIIGALFSVHHQPSAEKVAERKCGDVREQYGIQRVEAMFHTLDRINTDPNLLPNISLGCEIRDSCWHSSVALEQSIEFIRDSLISIRDDKDGSKWCIDGTPSNQPPPTKKPIAGVIGPGSSSVAIQVQNLLQLFNIPQIAYSATSIDLSDKTLFKYFLRVVPSDVLQARAMLDIVKRYNWTYVSAVHTEGNYGESGMEAFKELASLEGLCIAHSDKIYSNAGEKHFDRLLRKLRERLPKARVVVCFCEGMTVRGLLMAMRRLGVFGEFLLIGSDGWADRYEVVEGYEHEAKGGITMKLQSEVVKTFDDYYLKLRLDTNTRNPWFSEFWQYRFQCRLPGHPQENKNYKKVCSGNESLQENYVQDSKMGFVINAIYAMAHGLHDMHLELCPGQPGLCEAMDPIDGSKLLDYLLKTSFKGVSGEDIYFDENGDTPGRYDIMNLQNVEDERYDYLNVGSWHEGILNIDDSKLWINSSDMVRSVCSEPCSRGQIKVIRKGEVSCCWICTTCKDNEIVQDEFTCKACDLGWWPDDELAGCQPLPLRYLDWADVESIVAVAFSCLGILITSFVTFVFIQYRDTPVVKSSSRELCYIILAGIFLGYICPFTLIAYPTVASCYLQRLLVGLSSAMCYSALVTKTNRIARILAGSKKKICTRKPRFMSAWAQVIIAFMLISVQLTLEITLIILEPPLPIKSYPSISEVFLICNTSNVGMVAPLGYNGLLIMSCTYYAFKTRNVPANFNEAKYIAFTMYTTCIIWLAFVPIYFGSNYKIITTSFSVSLSVTVALGCMFTPKMYIIIAKPERNVRSAFTTSDVVRMHVGDGKSAQCGTNSFLSIFRRKKPSTGNAKCKTPSEGGECVAQTVCACEETGSRLESDGGHQAPN; encoded by the exons ATGTGGCACAACATGGCACGCGTAAAGATGGgtctcctcgctctcctctttttcttccgCGTCCTCGTGCTCTGCCACGGCAGCAGCATCTATGAGCGCTCGGTGGTCCCCCGCGCCGTGGCCCGCTCCGTGGCCCGCATGGACGGGGACGTGATCATCGGCGCGCTCTTCTCCGTGCACCACCAGCCGTCCGCGGAGAAGGTGGCCGAGCGCAAGTGCGGGGACGTCCGCGAGCAGTACGGCATCCAGAGGGTGGAAGCCATGTTCCACACGCTGGACCGGATCAACACCGACCCCAACTTGCTCCCCAACATCAGCCTGGGCTGTGAGATCCGGGACTCCTGCTGGCACTCCTCCGTGGCCCTGGAGCAGAGCATCGAGTTCATCCGGGACTCCCTCATCTCCATCCGGGACGACAAGGACGGGTCCAAGTGGTGCATTGATGGTACCCCGTCCAACCAGCCTCCGCCCACCAAGAAGCCCATCGCAGGGGTGATCGGACCTGGATCCAGCTCTGTGGCTATTCAGGTGCAGAacctcctgcagctcttcaacatCCCGCAGATCGCCTACTCTGCCACCAGCATCGACCTGAGTGACAAGACGCTGTTCAAGTACTTCCTGAGGGTCGTGCCCTCAGACGTCCTGCAGGCCCGGGCCATGCTGGACATTGTCAAGCGATACAACTGGACCTATGTGTCTGCGGTGCACACTGAGG GGAACTACGGGGAGAGCGGCATGGAGGCCTTCAAGGAGCTGGCCTCTCTGGAAGGCTTATGCATCGCCCACTCGGACAAGATCTACAGTAACGCAGGGGAGAAGCACTTTGATCGCCTTTTGAGGAAACTGCGGGAGCGTCTGCCCAAAGCTCGCGTGGTGGTGTGTTTCTGCGAGGGCATGACTGTCCGAGGCCTCCTGATGGCCATGAGGCGACTGGGGGTGTTTGGGGAGTTCCTCCTCATTGGCAG TGATGGATGGGCGGACCGCTACGAGGTTGTCGAGGGTTACGAGCACGAGGCAAAGGGAGGAATCACCATGAAGCTGCAATCGGAGGTGGTCAAGACCTTCGACGACTACTACCTGAAGCTGCGGCTGGACACCAACACCAGGAACCCCTGGTTCTCTGAGTTCTGGCAGTATCGTTTCCAGTGCCGCCTGCCGGGTCATCCACAGGAGAACAAGAACTACAAGAAAGTCTGCTCCG GAAATGAAAGCCTGCAAGAAAACTATGTTCAGGATAGTAAGATGGGCTTTGTCATCAACGCCATCTACGCCATGGCTCATGGACTCCACGACATGCACCTGGAGCTGTGCCCGGGACAGCCCGGGCTCTGTGAGGCCATGGACCCCATCGACGGCAGCAAGTTGCTGGACTACCTCTTAAAGACGTCCTTCAAAGGAGTCTCAGGGgaggacatttattttgatgaaaatgGAGACACCCCAGGAAG GTACGATATCATGAATCTGCAGAATGTGGAAGACGAGCGCTATGACTACCTAAATGTGGGCTCCTGGCACGAGGGCATCTTGAACATCGACGACAGCAAGCTGTGGATAAACAGCAGCGACATGGTCCGCTCCGTGTGCAGCGAGCCGTGCTCCAGAGGACAGATCAAA GTGATTAGGAAGGGCgaggtgagctgctgctggatctgcaccacatgcAAGGATAATGAAATCGTCCAGGATGAGTTTACCTGCAAGGCATGTGATCTGGGATGGTGGCCCGATGACGAACTGGCAG gCTGTCAGCCCCTGCCTCTGAGGTACCTCGACTGGGCCGATGTGGAATCCATCGTCGCTGTGGCTTTCTCCTGTCTTGGCATCCTAATCACCTCCTTTGTCACCTTTGTGTTCATCCAGTACCGTGATACACCTGTGGTTAAGTCCTCTAGTAGGGAACTCTGCTATATCATCTTGGCAGGCATCTTCCTGGGCTACATCTGTCCATTCACATTAATCGCCTACCCCACGGTGGCCTCCTGCTACTTGCAGCGGCTCCTGGTGGGTCTTTCATCCGCCATGTGCTACTCCGCCCTGGTGACCAAAACAAACCGCATTGCCCGCATTCTGGCCGGCAGCAAGAAAAAGATCTGCACCAGAAAGCCTCGTTTCATGAGCGCCTGGGCCCAGGTGATCATCGCCTTCATGCTCATCAGTGTGCAGCTAACTCTGGAGATCACACTCATCATTCTGGAGCCTCCACTGCCCATCAAGTCGTACCCAAGCATAAGTGAGGTCTTCCTCATCTGTAATACCAGCAACGTAGGCATGGTGGCGCCACTGGGTTACAACGGCCTGCTTATCATGAGCTGCACCTACTATGCCTTCAAGACGCGGAACGTGCCAGCCAACTTTAACGAGGCTAAATACATTGCCTTTACAATGTACACTACCTGCATCATCTGGTTGGCCTTCGTGCCCATCTACTTTGGCTCCAACTACAAGATCATCACCACGTCCTTCTCTGTCAGCCTGAGTGTGACAGTGGCGCTGGGGTGCATGTTCACCCCCAAGATGTACATTATCATTGCCAAACCAGAGAGGAACGTCCGAAGCGCCTTCACCACGTCCGACGTGGTGCGAATGCACGTCGGGGACGGCAAGTCGGCTCAATGCGGAACTAACAGCTTCCTCAGCATATTCCGGCGGAAGAAGCCCAGCACTGGAAACGCTAA GTGCAAGACACCCTCCGAGGGGGGGGAATGTGTGGCACAGACTGTCTGTGcatgtgaggaaacaggaagcCGGCTTGAATCAGATGGCGGTCATCAGGCCCCTAACTAA